In Cyprinus carpio isolate SPL01 chromosome A14, ASM1834038v1, whole genome shotgun sequence, a single window of DNA contains:
- the LOC109102104 gene encoding beta-synuclein, which translates to MDVFMKGFSKAKEGMAVAAEKTKEGVAVAAEKTKEGMMFVGNKTKDSVATVAEKTKEQASHFGGAMMSGAGNIAAATGLVKKDEFPSDLNPEFGQEATEEPMGEGLMDPERQTYDDSQQDNQDYEPEA; encoded by the exons ATGGATGTTTTTATGAAGGGGTTTTCTAAAGCTAAAGAAGGTATGGCAGTGGCCGCAGAGAAAACCAAGGAAGGCGTTGCGGTGGCTGCAGAGAAGACCAAGGAAGGCATGATGTTTGTGG GTAACAAGACCAAAGACAGCGTTGCAACAG TGGCTGAGAAGACAAAGGAGCAGGCCTCTCACTTCGGAGGAGCTATGATGTCTGGAGCTGGAAACATCGCTGCTGCCACCGGCCTGGTGAAGAAGGACGAGTTCCCCAGTGACTTGAAC CCTGAGTTTGGTCAGGAAGCCACCGAGGAGCCAATGGGAGAAGGTCTCATGGACCCTGAGAGACAGACATACGACGACTCTCAGCAG